The Chloroflexota bacterium nucleotide sequence AACCGGTGCCAGATCTGTGGGCGACCGCGGGGATATCTGCGAAGATTTCAATTGTGCCGGATCTGTTTCCGCGAACTGGCGCTTCGAGGAGAGATCCCGGGTATTATCAA carries:
- a CDS encoding type Z 30S ribosomal protein S14, encoding MAKKSMIVRETRRKYPIRVRNRCQICGRPRGYLRRFQLCRICFRELALRGEIPGIIKSSW